In Haloplanus vescus, a single genomic region encodes these proteins:
- a CDS encoding DUF7568 family protein codes for MPRITNWSRESRTPTLAYRNTETGARAVLHRAPDSYRYKWRGAILVDGYPIWSRGFETKEATTFRNALREQPAPELNCPECPNDDVLVGEKTADGAKVQRWYDCPDCGYEAPSRIVYGPER; via the coding sequence ATGCCACGGATCACCAACTGGTCCCGGGAGAGTCGTACACCAACACTCGCGTATCGAAACACCGAGACTGGAGCGCGAGCCGTTCTACACCGGGCGCCGGATTCATACCGGTACAAGTGGCGCGGGGCGATCCTCGTCGACGGCTACCCGATCTGGTCGCGAGGCTTCGAGACGAAGGAGGCGACAACGTTCCGGAATGCGCTTCGGGAGCAGCCAGCGCCCGAACTGAACTGTCCGGAGTGTCCAAACGACGACGTCCTCGTCGGTGAGAAGACAGCTGATGGAGCGAAGGTACAGCGCTGGTACGACTGTCCGGACTGTGGGTACGAAGCCCCCTCGCGCATCGTCTACGGCCCTGAACGCTGA
- a CDS encoding PX domain-containing protein, translated as MHMVIYALVEAPTQHDALVEGKAVFDRLVGANPHGCAVFDYYCTFDEEDTTVAGKARWGDLPTAAPINSEEGGELLDRAWNATKEEFQRNLDRVKEALDELSDEAIMRDEDLARHAFHQVGAYEGPSIPMYDQHAMGIRHRDQLDRVLEEEEDSQTLWIVPADVHF; from the coding sequence ATGCATATGGTCATCTACGCGTTGGTCGAGGCACCGACACAGCACGACGCCCTTGTCGAAGGGAAAGCAGTCTTCGACCGTCTCGTCGGGGCGAACCCCCACGGCTGCGCCGTGTTCGACTACTACTGCACCTTCGATGAAGAGGATACGACGGTCGCCGGGAAGGCTCGCTGGGGAGACCTACCGACGGCAGCACCCATCAATTCAGAGGAGGGCGGTGAACTGCTCGATCGAGCCTGGAACGCCACCAAGGAAGAGTTCCAGCGGAATCTCGACCGCGTGAAGGAGGCGCTCGACGAGCTCAGCGACGAGGCGATCATGCGCGACGAGGACCTCGCCCGACACGCGTTCCATCAGGTCGGGGCCTACGAGGGGCCATCAATCCCGATGTACGACCAGCACGCGATGGGGATTCGCCATCGCGATCAGCTCGATCGTGTCCTCGAGGAAGAGGAAGACAGCCAGACACTCTGGATTGTCCCCGCAGACGTCCACTTCTGA
- a CDS encoding DUF6735 family protein produces the protein MGHRALVAYERTDGQYTLHYSHWGAANLKLKHRISAESPFGGDNTDSKWAKQLLAELADGLEADAVDGYLTGEDRPSTVVEPKPHATDLTLEEIIADHLDYLHHEAFYVVSPTFEVTAYRTLWFGLQYDSETIDHGETVGNGALATVRWHDGDPVGDGHLKGQFRALKDVVGDMVDKGVFTQSTARQYLKQKLGEWVGKRQELRIPSGETPSQDATLSRS, from the coding sequence ATGGGTCACCGCGCACTTGTTGCGTACGAACGGACAGACGGACAGTACACGCTCCACTACTCTCATTGGGGTGCTGCGAACCTGAAGCTCAAGCACCGAATCTCGGCTGAGTCGCCGTTCGGTGGCGACAACACCGACTCAAAGTGGGCGAAACAGCTGCTGGCTGAACTGGCCGATGGCCTCGAGGCAGATGCCGTCGACGGCTACCTCACCGGCGAAGACCGGCCATCGACGGTCGTCGAGCCGAAGCCCCACGCCACCGACCTCACCCTCGAGGAGATCATCGCTGACCATCTCGACTACCTCCATCACGAGGCGTTCTACGTGGTGTCACCGACCTTCGAGGTGACCGCCTACCGGACGCTGTGGTTCGGCCTGCAGTACGATTCGGAGACAATCGACCACGGTGAGACGGTCGGGAACGGGGCGCTCGCGACCGTTCGGTGGCACGACGGCGATCCGGTCGGCGACGGCCATCTGAAGGGGCAGTTCCGGGCGCTGAAGGACGTCGTCGGCGATATGGTCGACAAGGGTGTGTTCACCCAGTCGACTGCTCGCCAGTACCTCAAGCAGAAACTCGGCGAGTGGGTCGGGAAGCGGCAGGAGTTGCGCATCCCGAGCGGTGAAACACCGTCTCAGGACGCGACACTTAGCCGCTCATAG